Genomic segment of Streptomyces sp. NBC_00654:
TCCGGGGTCCACATGTGGAACGGGACCGCGCCGACCTTGAAGAGCAGTCCGGTCAGCACCATCGCGCCGCCGATGAGCAGCAGCACGTCGTTGCCCATGGTGTCGGCGAGGGCCGGGTCGATCTCCAGGACGGAGCCGTCGACCACGTCGGCGATCCGGGCGTAGGAGAGGGAGCCCGCGTACCCGTACAGCAGGGCGATCCCGAACAGGAAGAACGCCGAGGAGAACGCGCCGAGCAGGAAGTACTTCACCGCGGCCTCCTGCGACAGCAGCCGCTTGCGGCGGGCGAGGGCGCACAGGAGGTAGAGCGGGAGCGAGAAGACTTCCAGGGCGATGAAGAGGGTCAGCAGATCGTTGGCGGCCGGGAAGACCAGCATGCCCGCGATGCAGAAGAGGACCAGCGGGAAGACCTCGGTCGTGGTGAAACCGGCCCTGACCGCGGCCTTCTCGCCGTCGCTGCCCGGCACGGCGCCGGCCTGTGCGACGAAGGAGTCGACCCGGTTGCCGTGCGACTCGGGGTCCAGCCGCCGCTCGGCGAAGGTGAAGACCGCCACCACCGAGACCAGCAGAATGGTGCCCTGGAGGAACAGCGTGGGGCCGTCGATCGCGATGGCCTTCATCGCCGCGAGGTGCGGCTCGGAGGCGTACCCGTCGGCCGCGAGGGCCACGACCGCGGCGAACGAGGCGGCGAGGGCCACGACGGTCAGGAAGACCTGCGTGTAGTAACGGGCCCGGCGCGGCACGAATGCCTCGACCAGGATGCCGAGGACGGCGGCGCCGATCACGATCAGCACCGGCGCCAGTTGGCCGTACTCGATGGTCGGCGCCTTGAACTTCTGGTCCGCGGCGGCCGTCGTCCACCCGCCCGCCGTCGTCCACAGGCTGTGGACAGCTGTTGCGCTCACTTGGCGGCCTCCACCTCGGGCTGGGGGTCCTTCTTCTGTACGTCCTGCATGGTGTGCTGCACCGCGGGGTTGACGACCTCGGTGAGCGGCTTCGGGAAGACCCCCAGGAGGACCAGCAGCGCGATCAGCGGGAGAGCCACCACGAGCTCCCGCGCCTTGAGGTCCGGCATCCCCTGGACCGAGGCCTTGACCGGGCCGGTCATCGTGCGCTGGTAGAGGACGAGGACGTAGAGCGCGGCGAGCACGATGCCGGAGGTGGCGATGATGCCCGCCACCGGATACGCGCTGAACGTGCCGACGAGCACCAGGAACTCGCTGACGAACGGGGCGAGGCCGGGCAGCGAG
This window contains:
- the nuoN gene encoding NADH-quinone oxidoreductase subunit NuoN, encoding MSATAVHSLWTTAGGWTTAAADQKFKAPTIEYGQLAPVLIVIGAAVLGILVEAFVPRRARYYTQVFLTVVALAASFAAVVALAADGYASEPHLAAMKAIAIDGPTLFLQGTILLVSVVAVFTFAERRLDPESHGNRVDSFVAQAGAVPGSDGEKAAVRAGFTTTEVFPLVLFCIAGMLVFPAANDLLTLFIALEVFSLPLYLLCALARRKRLLSQEAAVKYFLLGAFSSAFFLFGIALLYGYAGSLSYARIADVVDGSVLEIDPALADTMGNDVLLLIGGAMVLTGLLFKVGAVPFHMWTPDVYQGAPTPVTGFMAAATKVAAFGALLRLMYVVLPGLTWDWRPVMWGVAILTMLGGAIVAITQTDIKRMLAYSSVAHAGFILSGVIATNPNGISSVLFYLAAYSFVTVGAFAVVTLVRDAGGEATHLSKWAGLGRRSPLVAAVFAVFLLAFAGIPLTSGFSGKFAVFKAAAESGAGALVVVGVISSAIAAFFYIRVIVLMFFSEPKADGPTVAVPSPLTMTTIGVGVAVTLVLGLAPQYFLDLAGQAGVFAR